Part of the Arthrobacter sp. MMS18-M83 genome is shown below.
ACGCGGTCTTGCGCGGACGCGGTGTTGGTATCAGCCTGGTCGACGACACCGGTCCCGGTGAACTGACCTTCACTCTGCGACACGGCGACACAGCTGCGCGCGTGCGGACGGTGGTGTCGGGTCATACCGCTCTGGGGCAGCTGGTGCGGGCCGACACGCCCGTCGAGGAGCCGCGCGAGCTCACGTCGGAGGACGAACTGCAAGCGTTGGTGCTCAGTCTGCTCGGAGACTGACGAGGAACCACGGGACGAGGACACGATCGTGCAGTACGAGTTGCGGCATCAAGTCATCCCCGCCAAGCGACAGACGTACCAGAACGTCATCGATCGGCTCGGAGACCAGCCGGTGAGCAGGTATCTCGAAGGCACCCTGGACGTGCAGCCTCGCGAGAACTTCCACTACCGGCCAACCTGGATGTCGAACCGCGAGCTGTACGACGAGCGGTTCTCGGCCTTGCGGCTGACCGACAGCTACCGGTTCACCGACCCGCGGCAGTACTACTACACGACGTATGTGGCCGCACGCGCAGGGCTGCACGACGACTTCGGCAAGACGCTGAGCTATCTCGAGGAGCGCGACCTGCTGGCCAGGATTCCCGCGGGCTGGCAGGCGGTGCTCTCCTCGGTCGTGGTGCCGCTGCGCCACTACGAGGCCGGCGCCCAGCTGGTCAGCGTGGCCGGCGCCCGGTTCGCCTACGGCACCTCGGTGGAGCAGTGCTGCAGCTTCGCGGCATTCGACCGGATCGGGAACGCGCAGATGCTGTCCCGTGTCGGGATCGCGCTCGGCGGCGGCACGCGGGACAGGCTCGAGGCGGCCAAACGGATGTGGGTGGACGGTGCGCACCTTCAGCCGCTCCGCCGGTTGGTCGAGGAGATCATGGTGCTTGACGACTGGGCCGTGAGCCTGTTGGCTATCGATCTCGTCGACTCGCTCGTGTATCCCCTGGTCTACCGCGGGCTCGACGAGCACGCGCTCCTGGGCGGAGCCGTCGCCTACAGCTTGGTCGCCCAGCACTTCAGCGCATGGTTCGAGGACCAGCGCAAGTGGATCGACGCGCTGGTCGCCACGTGGGCTACGGACCCGGAGGCCGGGCTGGCCAACCGAGAGGTCTTGGGTCACGTCCTCGAGACGTGGGCAGTGCGTGCGTACGCGGCGGTCGCGGCACTCGCCGCCGCTGTCGACTCCCACCTGCCGGGGGCCGAGACCGGCACCGAGCTGGCCGCGACGGCTGAGTCCCGGCGGTCTCCGTGGGCCAGTCTGATCGGAGGTGCTGCCTCGTGAACGCTGCGCATCGCCAGGTGTCAATCGACGTCCAGGAGTCGGAGGAGAACCGTGTGCTCATCGAGGCAATCGAGGCGGACAACCCGGAGGTGACGATCCGTCATCTGCCGGGCCTGATCAAGCTGCAGGCGCCGGGTCAGATCGTCATCAACCGGGAGAGCGTGGAGCAGCGGCTGGGTCACGAGTGGGAGACCGGTGAGTTTCAGCTGGCCATCGTGTCGTACACCGGCAACGTCTCGGAGTGGGACGACGACCAGATCATCGTGAAATGGGAGCACTGACATGAGCATCGAGTCGCCGAGGGCGGCTCCGCGGAAGAAGCTGCCGCTGAAGGAACGGTATGCGCTGCTCACCCGCGACCTCGACTGGGAGCCCAGCTACGTCGACCGTGAGCAACTGTACCCGTTCACACGCTACGAGGGCATCAAGGTCCACGACTGGGACGGCTGGCAGGACCCGTTCCGGCTCACCGTGGACGCGTACTGCAAGTACCAGGCGGAGAAGGACAGGCGGCTGTACGCCGTGCTCGACGGGTTCGCGCAGGGCCAAGGACACCTGACCCTGTCCGACGCCAGCTACCTGAACTCGATCAAGCTGTTCATCCAAGCTGTGACCCCGCTGGAGTATGCCGCCCATCGACACTTCGCATTCCTGGCCCGCCACCTCGAGGGCCCGGCGCCCCGGTTCGCGGCGCTGTGCCAGAGCATCGACGAGCTGCGGCACACCCAGACCCAGATCCACACGATCAGCAACTACAACAAGTACTACTCGGGGTTTCACAGCTGGTCGAAGATGCACGACCGGGTCTGGTACCTCGCGATATCGAAGTCGTTCTTCGACGACGCCATGAGCGCCGGACCGTTCGAGTTCCTCATCGCGATCTCCTTCAGCTTCGAGTACCTGCTCACCAACCTGCTGTTCGTGCCGTTCATGAGCGGCGCCAGCTTCAACGGCGACACACCGACCATGTCGTTCGGATTCTCCGCACAGTCCGACGAGAGCCGGCATATGACCCTCGGCCTAGAAGCCATCAAGTTCCTCCTCGAGCAGGACGAGGACAACGTGCCGATCATTCAGGACTGGGTCGACAAGTGGTTCTGGCGGGCATACCGGCTGTCGGGACTGGTCGCCGCCATGATGGACTACATGCTTCCCAAGCCGGTGATGAGCTGGAAGGAAGCCTTCGAGCTCTACTTTGAGGACCAGATGCTCGGCGGCCTGTTCCCCGACCTGGACTTTTACGGCATCCGGCCGCCGCGCCATGTCGACGATGCGATCGCGGAGAAGGAACACCTGTCCCACCAGGTGTATAAGATCCTCCACAATTTCTCCTCCGTCGCAGCCTTCACCACGAAGACCCCGGACCATGTCCACCTCGACTGGCTCTCCGAGCAATACCCGGGCACGTTCGACACTTACTACCGGCCCACGTGGGAGAAGCACCAACGCATCGAGGCCGGCGGCGGCCGCATGTTCTTCCGGGGCCTGCCCCAGCAGTGCCAGGTGTGCCAGCTCGCGATCTCGTTCACCGAGCAGGACGACCGGCGGAAGATCTCGTTCAGACGAAGCGAGTTCCGCAGCGAGACGTTCCACACCTGCAGCAACGGATGCAAATGGATCTTCGACCGAGAGCCCGAGAAGTACGTGCAGGCATGGCTGCCTGTTCACCAGATCCTCAAGGGCGACTGCGGCGGGCCGACCATTCCGGATGTCCTGGCCTGGTACGGGATCCAGACGGGCGACAACGGTGAGTACAACGGCTCCCCGGACGAGCAGTTCTGGCGGGCCTGGCATAACCCTTCGCTGAGGCATGGAGAGTGATATGAGCGTAAAGGCGCTGTACGACTACGAGTTCCCATCGATGGACCGTGCCAAGTTGTTCGGCGAGGACCTGCTGGTCTACGTGCATTGGGAAGGCAACCCGATCTTCTGCTCCGCGGTCTGCTTCCGGGTCCCGAAGACCATGCGGTTCGGCGAGTTCGTCACCAGCTTCGTCGTCCCCTGGGCTGAATCAGACCCCGACTTCGACCACGAGGCAATGAAGCACTGGCGCATCTTCGACGAACCGCTCGACGTCGCCGACGACAAGTCCCTGGCCGATCTCGGCATCGGACACAAAGCACTGCTTACCTTCGCCGGCTAGCTACCCGCTGCGCGGGCGCCCGGGTCTGGTGAACCATCGGTCACACGTCACGAGGAGATGAGCTGCAACGACGACCTACACCGTACGCGTCGAACCGCTCGGCACCGAGATCAGCTGCCGGGATGACCAAGCGGTGCTTGACGCCTGTCTGCGCGAGGGCATCTGGCTGCCACACGCCTGCACCCACGGCACCTGTGGGACCTGTAAGGCCATTGTGCTGGAAGGCGATGTCGATCACGGCGACGCGTCGCCGTACGCCCTGCTCGACAGCGAACGACAGGAAGGCTGCGCCCTGATCTGCGTCGCCAGGCCGCGCAGCAACCTGGTCATCGAGGGAGAGATCGACGCTGAGGAGGGCGTCGCGGTCCATCCGGTGCGCGACTACACCGGCACGGTAGAGTTGCTCGACGAAGTGGCACCCAATGTTCGACGCCTCCTCATCGCGCTCGACCGGCCGCTGAGCTTCAATCCCGGGCAGTACATCCAACTCGTCATGCCCGACGGAGACTCGCGTCCGTATTCGGTCGCGAGCACGCCCGCGGCCCCTGATCGCATCGAACTGCATATCAAGCGCACACCCGGTGGGGTGTGTACCGACGGCTGGGTGTTCAAACACCTGGCCGTCGGCGACGGCGTCTCGCTCTCCGGGCCGTACGGCCGCTTCTCGTTCCGCCCGTTGCGGTCGGAACCCGTCCTGCTCCTCGGGAGCGGCACCGGCCTGGCTCCGCTGAAGTCGATGGTCCAGCACGTCGCGGAGACCGGCGGCGAACATTCGGTGATTCTCTACCACGGCGTCGCGACGCAGACGGATCTTTATGACCACGAGCTGTTTGAGGCGTGGGACGCTGAAAATGACTGGTTCAGCTACCGACCGGCTCTCTCCCGCGACGACTGGAACGGCCGCACCGGCCGTGTGCCGGCGCTGCTTGCCGAGGACTATCCCAGGGCTTCCGGACACACCGCCTACGTCTGTGGAAGCCCCGCGATGGTTAACGACACTCTGAGAGCGCTGATGAAGGCGCGCTTGTTCCCGCGTGACATCTTCCGCGAAGACTTCTTCGACTCGAGAGACAGGGCCAGTGGCGCCCACATCGTCCGAAGCCCTCTTATCCGTCGGTGAACGACACCGCCAAGAAATGCCTCGTGACCTCTGGGTCATGGGGTCGGGGAGCAGACTCGCGAAAAGTGGCGCTTCAGAGTTACGGCAGATAGTGGCGTACTATCTGCCGTAGAGCGGAAGGCGGTTCGGTGGGATCGGTGAGCACGCTCCCGGCCCGGGCGGCCGGGGTCCGGTTGGCGGACGCGGCGAGGGCATTCCTCGGCACGTCCTCGGGAAAGTCCCGCGGTCCGCTCGCCGCTACTGTGGCGGCGTCCAACGTCCCCGCTGATGCTGACGTCACGACCATCGTCTCCTTCACGAACTCACCTGACCGCCGTGGGCTCCCTCTCGGGCCGAGCACACAGCTCGTATCCGGCCGGTTCGACGCCACCCGGCCTGGAGGCGGCCGTTGTTGGTGGAGTCCTTCCCGTCGCCTTTCGGCGTACCGGCGTTCGCTTCTCGGGTCATCCTGTTCCCGGCTGGGGATTGTGCCTTCCTTGCGGTCGGCCTACCAGCCATTGGGCTGGACCCAGACGGGGTTTCCACGTTCCACAAGCGTCGGACACGAACGGAGTGGGCGCCCTCTATACCCCGGGGACGATGGTGCTCCTCCGACCGCTTGCAGATCAGCGGCCAGCATCTGCCGGCATGCCATAGTAACTGATCGCAGAAGCGAGCACGGCGATGGCGAGAAAGCCGGCAACAAAGAGGATATTGGTGAGGACCTTCGCGAACATGATCACGTGGCCATTGGCTGTGACGGCTAGGTGGGTGTCGACTCAGACTCCAGCCGCCAATACTTTCTCTTGGCTCTGCATCGAGCTGCCGAGCGCTCCTCCGGGTGGCGTGGTGTGTCCATAGAGGCTTGAATCGTCGGGGAACAGAACCTCCCAATTGGCCGTCGAGGACGCTCTGGCTCCGAAACCTTCGAATTATGGCTGGACCAGTGCAATGGACGGTGGCTCGCAACGACCATGACCACTTTGTCGTCAGAAACGTCAAATGACAAGGGCGTACGGACTCGAGGAGTGCCGCCGCTTTCATGGCCAGTTGAGGATAGGCCTCCGCGCCCATGACCGTCGTTGCGGGGCGCGCCAAGGCGGAAGCGAGCAACCCGATGTCACGGAAGTGGAACCCGTACCGATCGATCACCTGCAGAGCATCCTCGATCTCAAGGTACGAACTCATGCATCCTCAAGGCGTTTAAGCAGCTCCGCGTCATGGCTCATCACGAAATCCAGACCCTCACTGATCGCCCGGCGGCGGCCGTGCCGCTGGAGAACCAGCTCAGCCCCCTGGAGAAGCAGCGCGGACTTGGACGTGTGCTCCTCGGCGGCAAGCGCATCGAGACGGCGGTCGAGGTCCTCGGGAACGCGCAGATTCACGGCCATACCCCGTGGTACCAAACCAGTACCAAGGAATGAGGTGACGAGATCCGGACTCTTGGCCTCGTCTCGTGGGAACGGCACATTTCATTGTCTCCAACTCTCAGCGACCTGAGAATCCGCGGAATCTAGCCATTTTCCGTGGGAGCCAAAGACCATTCCGGTGGCGAGGTCAGCATATGGCGTGGATCCGTTGCTCGGCGGCCGGAACCACGTCGGTCTGGTGACTCTTTTGTCTCTGCTCCTGGGATTCTGGCAATTCCGGACGGCCATCCTGCTGGCGGCAGTTGAAGTCATTGAAGTACGACGTCGGCAACTCGCCTTCGGTCGGTGGGCTGCGGTCATCTCGTGCTCGGCAGTGACGGCAGGATTTCTCACGAGCCGCGCCGACGCCACTGATCCCAACTTGCCTCTGACCTACGGCGACCAACCAGGGATGGCGGTGTTCCTCTGGAGCGGGTCCGCGTTCATCATGTGGATTTGTCTCGATATCGCACGGGTGTGCCATGACAATGTCCCCAGCATGCGGGCGCGTGCATTCCGATCTGCCTTCGTCCTCATCGCCATCGGATGCGTCCTCTTTGCTTTGGTCCTCGTCGACCGTCTGGTCTATGGAGTCCTAACGAAGATCGACGGCGCTGCCAGCCCATCTGCGGCCGTTCTGACCGCCCTCTACTGGGTGGGCGAAACGTTCGCGGTTCTACTTGTCAGCATCGGGCTGCTTCTCCTCCGGCTCGCAGGCCACCTCAAACACGGCAGATTCCTACTCCATGTCCGGCTCCTGCTCCTGGAAATCAAGCCCATCTGGAACCGTGTGGCTTTCACCCACCACGACTTGATCCTCGAGAAGCGACGGGCCAGCGCGCTCATCGTCCTCAGCCGGCACGCCGAAACACAGCTCCATCGCCGCCTGGTCGAAATCCGCGACTGTGAAATGGCCAGCCCCGCAACAGGCAGGCGCCTCGACGCCCACGACCGATCCGTCGTCGAACGCGCCGAACTCGCGCTTGAAAGGCGCGCCGGCGCCCGCCTGCGCAAAAGGTTCCCCGGCCCGGGATGAGGGCACCGCGGACCACAGCACTCACAATCTAAGAATCTCAGGCGCAGCACACTAGGCGTCGTCGTGCCACCAGCCTTCCCAGGCGCTAGATGTCAATTGACCGCTGGGGAATTTGGTGCTGGAGATGCCGTCACCACATTCGTGATCGTCGTCATCCCGGCGGGACTCCAGAAAGAGCGTAAGACTACTCCAAGGC
Proteins encoded:
- a CDS encoding MmoB/DmpM family protein, which produces MNAAHRQVSIDVQESEENRVLIEAIEADNPEVTIRHLPGLIKLQAPGQIVINRESVEQRLGHEWETGEFQLAIVSYTGNVSEWDDDQIIVKWEH
- a CDS encoding ribbon-helix-helix protein, CopG family; the protein is MAVNLRVPEDLDRRLDALAAEEHTSKSALLLQGAELVLQRHGRRRAISEGLDFVMSHDAELLKRLEDA
- a CDS encoding YHS domain-containing protein — protein: MSIESPRAAPRKKLPLKERYALLTRDLDWEPSYVDREQLYPFTRYEGIKVHDWDGWQDPFRLTVDAYCKYQAEKDRRLYAVLDGFAQGQGHLTLSDASYLNSIKLFIQAVTPLEYAAHRHFAFLARHLEGPAPRFAALCQSIDELRHTQTQIHTISNYNKYYSGFHSWSKMHDRVWYLAISKSFFDDAMSAGPFEFLIAISFSFEYLLTNLLFVPFMSGASFNGDTPTMSFGFSAQSDESRHMTLGLEAIKFLLEQDEDNVPIIQDWVDKWFWRAYRLSGLVAAMMDYMLPKPVMSWKEAFELYFEDQMLGGLFPDLDFYGIRPPRHVDDAIAEKEHLSHQVYKILHNFSSVAAFTTKTPDHVHLDWLSEQYPGTFDTYYRPTWEKHQRIEAGGGRMFFRGLPQQCQVCQLAISFTEQDDRRKISFRRSEFRSETFHTCSNGCKWIFDREPEKYVQAWLPVHQILKGDCGGPTIPDVLAWYGIQTGDNGEYNGSPDEQFWRAWHNPSLRHGE
- a CDS encoding phenol hydroxylase subunit P4; this encodes MSVKALYDYEFPSMDRAKLFGEDLLVYVHWEGNPIFCSAVCFRVPKTMRFGEFVTSFVVPWAESDPDFDHEAMKHWRIFDEPLDVADDKSLADLGIGHKALLTFAG
- a CDS encoding NADH:ubiquinone reductase (Na(+)-transporting) subunit F → MLDACLREGIWLPHACTHGTCGTCKAIVLEGDVDHGDASPYALLDSERQEGCALICVARPRSNLVIEGEIDAEEGVAVHPVRDYTGTVELLDEVAPNVRRLLIALDRPLSFNPGQYIQLVMPDGDSRPYSVASTPAAPDRIELHIKRTPGGVCTDGWVFKHLAVGDGVSLSGPYGRFSFRPLRSEPVLLLGSGTGLAPLKSMVQHVAETGGEHSVILYHGVATQTDLYDHELFEAWDAENDWFSYRPALSRDDWNGRTGRVPALLAEDYPRASGHTAYVCGSPAMVNDTLRALMKARLFPRDIFREDFFDSRDRASGAHIVRSPLIRR